The following is a genomic window from Molothrus ater isolate BHLD 08-10-18 breed brown headed cowbird chromosome 19, BPBGC_Mater_1.1, whole genome shotgun sequence.
CTGTTCTGATGGTATATTCAGGATATCACTGTATCCCTGGATCACTCTCCAATCACCTCATAGTTTGAGAACTATTCTGTAATATAAGGGacaaataaagcaaatactGTTTTAATAAATTACTATTTACAGCCATAGAACTTTCAGTAATGTGCCTGGATAATCCATTTCAGACTTGTTGGAAAACTGAGCAGTCTGTATTTCTGTCCTGTGCTAAAATCATATGTAGAATAtatcagaaaaaattatttttgctacTATCTTTAACTGAAAGTCACTGGTTTTACTGAATAATAAACACTATTTTTTATAAGAAAACTCAATGAAAGCCTCcatatcttttattttctgggaGATGCATATTCGAGCCTGTCACCAGCAGATGTGGGCACTGTCCCAACTCTGCTGCTCACCTAATTTTTCTTGGGAAGCAGGACCCACACAGTagccctgcagcagcaagcATGTCCCactgttcatcctggagaaggaAGCACAGGGGGATGAACTGGACTcagccaggacagctccaggTGTAACACACAACACCTTTATTGAGATGGGTGTCAGAGCTCActgtcagcactgctgcagctgatcccagctgtgcacacacagcacagcctgagcatCTGCAGCACAGATGGTCTCCTTAGGCTCAGCTTTCTCTCAGGATTACTTCAGCCTTTTAAAGCAAAGTTGGAAGACTGAATGAGGCTACAGGCTGGATATATTTTGCCAGACATCAGATCTTCCTGTAAtgttcacagaaaataaataaatagagatGTGGCCGGCCAGGTACAACTCTGCATGCTTTAATGCTCAGTGAGAGAACAGCATTAGGGCTTTTCTTGAGCAATATTCGTTATATGGTTTGCATCTTTTCACAGTACCAATCCAATCTGAGAGAAAAGCATTAGGGCTTTTCTTGAGCAATATTTTTTATATGGTTTGCATCTTTTCACAGTACCAATCCAATCTGAGAGAACAGCATTAGGGCTTTTCTTGAGCAATATTTTTTATATGGTTTGCATCTTTTCACAGTAGCAATCCAGTCTGAGAGAACAGCATTAGGGCTTTTCTTGAGCAATATTTTTTATATGGTTTGCATCTTTTCACAGTACCAATCCAGTCTGAGAGAACAGCATTAGGGCTTTTTTTGAGCAATATTTTTTATATGGTTTGCATCCAGTAAACCATAGCAATACAGTAAATAGTAGCAATCCAGTCTGGACTGGGTGTTGGAAATCAACATTCTGCCTTCCAGTGTATTGATTTCAATTACTGACCTTCTCTATTCTCCAAATAGAAGTCAGGTGCTCTCTTACAGAACCataatttctaaaattctgTATCCAAGAGAAAAACACCTGAGCTAAAGCAATAAGGATCAGCCATGCACAGCTTTCTAAAAGCAAACAGCTGAATCTCCTCCATTTTCATCTGAGTCCTTCCTGCAGAAGAACAATCTCTATTTGCCCAGTATTTCAGAAATGCATTACTCTGTTAAGAATTCTGCCCCTTCCCTTCAATACCATTTTATCTTCATAGACATAAGTAGTTCTAAAAGCAAACAGCTCAATCTCCTACATTTTTGTCCAagtccttcctgcagcagaacagTCTCTTTGCCTGGTACTTTAGAAGTGCATAACTCTGTCAGGAatcctgccccttcccttcaAGACCATTTTATCTTCATAGACATGGACAGTTCCAAAGGCGTTGCTGTCAGGGGGGGTCTCGATGAGCCCCTCCAGGGTGAGGTGATGAACTCCGTGCAGGTCCTGGCAGTAGGCGCCGTCGTGCAGGTGCCCTGCGAGCACACAGACcacacacctgtgtgtgtgtatcaCTGACAGGGCAGCCTCGTAATTCCAGGCCAGGCAAACCCCATTGGAAGCATAGGGATGGATGGGCACGTGAGCTGCAGtccagaggaaaagaaataaagagagtTAAACTGTGATAAATCTGCCTCATTGCTGGGAAGTTCTGCCATCCCACTGAGTGTGGCattcttattttctgaaaaatcccttcgcccaggattttctcctgggaagctgagaagcctcagagaaaaaggaaaacagtaattatctcatttgcttctcctgtgttttgctcctttggaatgtttTTGGATATTCTTTACCAATGTGATTGTTTCATTAGTTTCAtctgaattgttttgacttattggccaatcagggccaagctgtgtcaaaACTCTGGAAGGAGTCCAGAGTTtgcattattatctttttagccttctgtaagtatccttgctgtattctttagtatagtttagtttagtattcttttatataaaataataaattagccttctgagaacgCGGAGTCagattccttccttcctcctgccacagGGCACCCTGCAAATACAGTAACTGAGTACAGAAAGCTCACCCCCAGAGCGAGGTGTGGTTGCTGTTCTGCTCTTTCAGGGGTTCCATCTGTACCTCACCAGACCAACTGCATGTTTTCTGCAGCTAACATACACAGGCTAgataactttttttcccttgtatttCCATGGGAGTTGTGCTGGTTTGGCATTAATTGATATTTGGCGAGGAGGGAAGAAGCCACCCACAGAAATGCGTgaaaggagctgctgagagcttcCTCTGTACACCCCCCATCAAATACAGGGGTTGGAACCAGATTAGCTTTAAGCACCCTTCCAACACTAACCATTCTGACTGTCTATTTATCCCCCTCCATATCTACATACCCATAACTATAactttttcttggttttcatCAGAGAACTTGAGGACTTCATCGAACCAGTCCAGCTGGGCTTGGCTAAATCCTCCATTAAATGCTACAAAATGAGGTTCCTTGAGCCCTGCAATGAAGAAGAAGGTTAGGCACAAATGCATACACACCCCCCATGGTTCCTCTATTTGCCTTACGCAAATCTGCTGATGGTTGGTTTACTCTCAGAACCTTTGGGAATTTTTGCACTTCCTGGATCAGAACTCCATTCCCCTTGCACAAAGAAGATTATGTGTTAGTGTTTTCGGGAGTTTGGGTCACACTGCCCAAACAGCATTTCCGCTGTTGGGTTTCCCCCCGGCatggggcagggtgggcacaaCTCGTTGCTCTGCACCGGCCGCCTCCCCGGTACTGcggggcacagagcagggcacagccccagctgcgGGCTACGGGGGAGCATCTCCTGTGCCCGCACTGGCTGCAGGGAGCGGGCAGCAACGGGGCACACGCTTGGGAGCCCCTGGCATCCCTCTGTCAGCACCGGCAGCCCCGGACAGCGAAGCTTCGGCCGCCCGCGCCCCTGCCAAGCCGGAGGTACCTTGGGGGCTGTTGAGATCATCGTTGTGGTTCTTCTCCCGCAGCACCCGCAGGGACTCCTGGTAGTGGGGGCTGCCggggtccctgcccagggtgctgGTGTCGTAGCTGTCGAGCACGACGAGGCGGAGCCGCGGCGCCGGGCTGCAGTGATACGCGTGGCACTCCCTGTCCGGGGGCCCGTCCGAGCCCCCCGCGGGCCGGCTGTACAGCCCGGTGTGCACCAGCCGCGCCCGGCTGAAGTTGTAGAGCTCGTGGTTGCCCCACGCGTGGTGCACGGGCACcgagagctgccccagcacgTCCAGCACCTGCTGCAAGGCGCTCTCGGCCTCGCCGCGCCGGGCGTTCTGCCCGTCGATGCTATCGCCCAGCTGCAGCACGAAGTTTATCGGCGGGCTCTCGCCGGCCCACTCCCGCACCGCCTCCCGCAGCAAGCGCAGGCTGTGCCGGTAGTAGCGCCGCCGGCAGCCGCCGAAGTCGTGCCCGTCCTCCGCGTCGGCGAACTGGATGTCAGCGATGACCCCGAAGGCGAGGCGCGGCGCAGCCTGCATGGCGGCCTCGGGCGGGCCGGAAGGGGCGGCGCGGCCGGCGGGAACAtggcgggggcggcggggctgtggcggctgcgggcgggcgcggggctgtGGCCGCTGCCGGGCCCGGCCGTGCGGGGCTGGGCGGTGCTGCCCGCAGCCCGCAGCCGCCCGCTGTCACAGCAGCCGCCGGGCCGCGGGCCGCgggtgagtgagtgagtgagtgagtgagggagggagggacggaCGGAGGGAAGGACGGAGGGAGCGCGGGCCGGGCCGCTCCGTGCCCCGGGCAGTCACCAAACTCTTGTCCCCCGCAGCTCGTGTCGTGGAGGTCGCTGGCGGCCACCGTGGTGCTGGGCGGGGGGCTGCTGGCCGGCATGAAGCTGATGAAGCGGCACAAGGAGGAGAGTGAGTGCGGGGTGCGGGAGGAGCGCCGGGCTGTTGGATTGCGCTGTTTGCCTTTTGTCCGTTAAGATCGTGTGGGTAGCTAGGGCGGATTGGACCCGAACAGCCCGTCCAGGCACGGACTCTTACACCGGCTGTGTCGCGTTTCGTATTCAGATGAAGCGTTTGTCGTGTTTAGGTGATGCTGGTTTGGCGTTCAGATGTACTTTACCTGCCTGGGCATCGTCGCTGTACCGCTTTCCATGCGGCCTCTTCGTGCCTGGGTTTACGGAAGTGCCgcagaaaattttcaaaaattaaaagccaTTCAAGGTTCAGCGTTTTAAAGCTCCTAGACTGGAATAGTTGTGTTTGGCCTGCCTGTGTTTACGGAAGTGCCAtagaaaattttcaagaaaagtaattaaaagtTCAGCGTTTTGAAGTTCCTATTTTTGAATAGTTGTGTTTGGCCGCACGCTGTGccagcctgtgcagcacaggcacGGAGCTGGGTGTCGTGGGCTCGCCCATGAGCTTTGCCCTCTCCTGCAGCAACTGCCcacacatttcctttttatGCATTTACAGTTGAAAGCAGGGATATTGCAGCTTTTAGGGTATTGTTCAGTTTTCAATGGATGCTGGTTTCGCTGTTTCACAGCAGGCTAGGTATCTtgtcttattttttccctttttaaacaaaaatgcagTTGGGTAACAATGAAAGATAATGTTTCAAAGGAATTTAGTGATAGATTTGATTTTGTCCAAAAGCAACGCTTTCTGGAAGGCACATGCACGTTGGGTGTCTGCATGACAGGCGTTGGTGGATCTTGACATGACCCTGAGCAGTGTCTGACTCAGCTCGCTTGGGAAGCATTGTGCCTTGTGGCATGGGTGTGTTTGATTCCCACTTGTGTTTTGTAGaactggagaaggaaagaaaccGAGGCATTGGGAAGCCACTGCTGGGAGGGCCCTTCTCCCTCGTCAGCCATGAGGGACAGCCCAGGACCAGCAAGGACTACATTGGCCAGTGGGTGCTGATCTACTTTGGCTTCACTCACTGCCCTGACATCTGTCCTGATGAGCTGGAGAAAATGATTGCAGTGGTGGATGAAATTGGTAAGGGAATTCTGGGTCTGgaagcacagacacagagaattGCATCTCACGGCACTTGCTTCCTTCACAAATTACACAAATAAAACTGCACAAAGTGGTCTAGTCACTTGGGGTGGGCTTGGATTGATGTTACATGGCTATGAGCTTGTTTGAAGGAAGATGAGAGATggttttctaaaataaataataactgTTAATATCACAGATCGAATTCCATCTTTGCCCAATCTGACCCCACTCTTCATCACCATCGATCCTGAGAGGGACAACCAAGAAGCCATTGCCAGATATGTTAAAGGTATTCctgctttcttcctctgtgtctCATAGCTTGTAGTGCAGAATACTGAAAAAGGAGCCTCTTGAAGGGATTCTTTTCACCAAAATGTGTAAATGTCTTCTTTCTATCTAGAATTTTCTCCGAAGCTGGTGGGATTGACTGGTAGCAAGGCACAGATTGACCAAGTGGCTAAAGCATACCGTGTGTACTACAGCGAAGGGCCCAAGGATGAGGACAACGATTACATAGTGAGTAAAAGCAGCCTTTGCTTACTCAAAGACTGGATAAGAGCAGCATGTACATTTTAAAACCGGCTCTTGGATCTTTACTGAAGTCCCATGTACAGTGGCATGTTCACCTGTCAGAACCACAATGCCCTTCTACAAGCTCAGCATCTTACTGAGTGTGTTCTAAACAAGCCCAAAAATGCAGACAGTAGCACAGGAACTAGCAAGCCCGGCAATGGTTGAATTTCTTTCTGATCTGTAACATATTTGACTGGCTCTTTTCCTATGTGTTCCAAAGCTGCTGTGATTTCTCATTTCTAATGCAGCTGAATTCAGAGCATGGCTGTGTTTCAGTCCTGAGCAATCATGGCTTCCAGAGCCAGAACTCTGTCTCTTTGCTGAGAAAGATGTTGTCACGGTTAGGTGCAGACAGCACTTGCAGcgttatttaaataaatttgcaaTGGAGTTGATTTTGATATAAATCAATTGGAATATCCGGGATGTGCCTGGGTGAGGACTGCTTCAGTGCACCGGCAGGGGGCGCCCCTGGCCCGCATTTCCCACCGCGGGTCCGGATCCCAATCCCGCATTTCCCTGTATCCCACTGCCGGTTTCAATCCCAATCCCGCATTTCCCTGTATCCCGCTGCCGGTTTCAATCCCAATCCCGCATTTCCCTGTATCCCACTGCCGGTCccgatcccaaatcccaatcccGCATTTCCTTGTATCCCACTGCCGGTCccgatcccaaatcccaatcccGCATTTCCCTGTATCCCACTGCCGGTCccgatcccaaatcccaatcccGCATTTCCCTGTATCCCACTGCTGGTCccgatcccaaatcccaatcccGCATTTCCCTGTATCCCACTGCCGGTCccgatcccaaatcccaatcccGCATTTCCCTGTATCCCACTGCTGGTCccgatcccaaatcccaatcccGCATTTCCCTGTATCCCACTGCCGGTCccgatcccaaatcccaatcccGCATTTCCCTGTCTCTCACTGCCGGTCccgatcccaaatcccaatcccGCATTTCCTTGTATCCCACTGCCGGTCccgatcccaaatcccaatcccTCATTTCCCTGTATCCCACTGCCGGTCTGGATGCCAATCCCAATCTCACATTTCCCTGGATCCCACAGCTGGTCCCGATCCCAGATCCCaatcctgcatttccctgtggCCCTGCTCCTGATCCCGCATTTCCCTGTATCCCACTGCTGGTCCCAATTCaatcctgcatttccctgtATCCCACTGCCGGTCCCAATCCaatcctgcatttccctgtATCCCACTGCCGGTCCCAATCCAATCCTGAATTTCCCTGTATCCCACTGCCGGTCCCAATCCaatcctgcatttccctgtATCCCACTGCTGGTCCCAATCCaatcctgcatttccctgtATCCCACTGCCTGCCACGCTCCCGATCCCGCATTTCTCTGTGTTCCCACTGCCTGCCCCGATCCCTGTCCCTGATTTCCCCTCTGAGCTGGTGCCCTGTGCTGTTGTGCTCTCTGACCACgctgtgctctcctgcaggTGGATCACACAATAATCATGTACCTCCTCGGCCCCGATGGTGACTTTGTGGATTACTATGGCCAGAATAAGAAGAGTGCTGAGATTTCCTCTTCTATTGCTGCACACATGAGAAAATACAGATCCTAAAACAGGTGGTTCTCAAAGATTGCTGTGAATGTCACCTGTGGGTTTGGCTGTGATTGGACACTGGAGTTAAAGCAGAAGCACACAACTGTAACATCCCATCAAGCAGCTCTCTTTCTTCCAAATAAGAAAGACAATCAAGTTTCTGCAAATTCCTATTACCAAAAATCTCTACAGAGCCTTCCCCATGGATATCATTTCCAACAAGATCTTGGGTACAGAATAAAACTTGGGACTTCTCTGAAACAATGCTGGGAGCAAAGGATGGAAAGCACTTTTCACTTGGGAAGAACGTGTGTGTTGCTGGGAAGATATTGctggtaaaaaaaaacctgctggtCTGGCAAGGACAGCAGTGACTGCAGGAGGATGACTTGATGCAAAGCCATTACTGGATGGGGCCATGGCGTTCTCAGAGGAGCTCTGCCCTCTGGTTTCTCTGCACTCTTTTGCCTTCTAGGAGAGGCAGCTGCACTGTTAGAAGCAGGGGAGCCTTAAGAGTGCTTCTTTATCCAGGTTAAGAAGGCGAAGAGCACTGAAAGCACCAGCTGCTTCCATGCATGGGACCAGCCCTGGAACAAGCCTGATCATTTCATCTGAGGgcagaaatgaaatgtatttttctggtggtttttcTAGGTGAACACCGTTCACTTATAAGGAGAAGAGAATTGGGATGCaaatagtttttttcttctggtgcAGATGATGGTGTGTGTAGTTGCTCTGCTTGTGCTAGGGGAAGTGGGGAGGGTGAAGGGGGGCTGTGTCCATGCACAGGACTGGCAATCAGATACATTTTATGCAGTgcagcatttgaaaataaagattgATTTGTATCGGAAATatatcttttttgtttccttaggTTTGACTAGAATGTCATCAGAACTTTGTATACCGGTCAAACTTCATATTCTtactctgctttccttttttgaaaGCAGTATTTATTTCTAGTCATGCACATCAGGAGCTGAATGTGCTTTTTTAAGCTGAACCTCAGAGAAGGGCCCACAGGAGATGAGGCAGAGCAGTTCTTGGTGTGAGTTCCAGAGGCTCTTGGACTGACACAGGTGTTCCTGCAGGTAGCACTGGGGTTCTTCTGAGTGTGGGGGTTGGAAGAGAGCATTCCCATCCAAGGGAGGGTGCAAAGCCTGTGGAAAATTTCTGCCTTTGCAAAATTGTGAGAACAAGTAAACTTCACCTGTTTCAGAGCAGTGACATCTCATGAATTTTTGCTTCTATTGCATACTTGCTCTCTTCCATGGGCTTTACCTTCAGGCCTGTATTTATTTGATCCCTTGTGATTTGTTTGTGCTTGTGGAGTCCTCAGGGCCCATCTCTGCCCCATCTCTTACCAacctgtggctgtgccctgcacaaCAGACTTTGTCTGCCCTTCTCAAGGTCTCTGCTGTCACATCAGgcctgtattttaaatattgcagCAGTGTGCTAGGGCCACATACCTTTTCTGCACAGAGGACAGTCTGGAAAAACCATGATTGTATGAAGCAATggtaagtaaaaataaaacaaatcagtTAGAAGCACCTGCTCAGAAGAAAGAATTGGTGTTACAGCTGAGCCAAGTTAAAGCAGAATTTGGACAAGGCAAACCTCTGTCCTGAGGCTTTGCAAAATCAGCACATGACCTGGGAAGAGTCACCTGTTACTCTGATTTCTCTAAAGCTCATTTGCAGCTGACTGGTACCACAGGGACAAATACAGGATTCCTGGCTTCTCCCAAACGTTTTGGCAGCACTGTTGTGTCCTTTACCTTGTTTTTCTGTGTCCTGAAAGGCAGAACCAGCTGACCCAGGAAGATTATGGCAGACTGGGGGGAGTGTGGCAAAGGCCCAGGAAGGTTTCAGATGGAGTGACATGTCCCTTGCCTCGTGGCCATGGGAGCAACTGATGTCCTGCTTTTGTCAGCCTCCCAGTTTGACCTTGCCCATCACTTTCCCCTTGGCTTTTCCAGGAGGGAAGCTTTCTTTGGAAGTgaggagttttatttttgttcttgtggtcggttgtggggttttgctgttctttgacatttgttttttttttctttatttggtttattaaaaatcaaaaaatgttGTTTAGGGAACTATTAGGATTTCCTTGCCCTGttcagtggcagcagggagcacagatGAGTTTTCTGTGTGTTTAGGAGGCCCAAGGGTTGTGCTAAGTGCTCcctgggaggaggcagagctgggaggggaggggaagggaatgTGCTGGGGGTGCTTGGAGATGCTCTGTCAGTGgatattcagtatttttccagTCCAGCATTAGAAATGAAGCAAACTGTACTCATAGCCaaattccctgtgtccccaagtgcagtgcccagcccagggagggagctcagctctggcagggaaGGTTTGTGACAGGGCTcctctcctggggctgagcagggccaggtggGTCTCCGGAAGCTGCACCAGGTTTCATTTGGGAAAGCAGATTTGtcagagcctggggctgtgcgTGGTGAACCTGTGTTCCCCAAGGCCAGCAGGGACCCCTGGGtaccccagggacagggggagggcagagcacagTCCTGGCAAGGGCCAACCCACAGAGCTTTGCTGTGTGtgcccacacagccctggcctggcaaTGCCAGTGGAAAACAGCATCTCTGAGgggctgctgcc
Proteins encoded in this region:
- the LOC118693916 gene encoding protein SCO1 homolog, mitochondrial; translated protein: MAGAAGLWRLRAGAGLWPLPGPAVRGWAVLPAARSRPLSQQPPGRGPRLVSWRSLAATVVLGGGLLAGMKLMKRHKEEKLEKERNRGIGKPLLGGPFSLVSHEGQPRTSKDYIGQWVLIYFGFTHCPDICPDELEKMIAVVDEIDRIPSLPNLTPLFITIDPERDNQEAIARYVKEFSPKLVGLTGSKAQIDQVAKAYRVYYSEGPKDEDNDYIVDHTIIMYLLGPDGDFVDYYGQNKKSAEISSSIAAHMRKYRS
- the ADPRM gene encoding manganese-dependent ADP-ribose/CDP-alcohol diphosphatase; the encoded protein is MQAAPRLAFGVIADIQFADAEDGHDFGGCRRRYYRHSLRLLREAVREWAGESPPINFVLQLGDSIDGQNARRGEAESALQQVLDVLGQLSVPVHHAWGNHELYNFSRARLVHTGLYSRPAGGSDGPPDRECHAYHCSPAPRLRLVVLDSYDTSTLGRDPGSPHYQESLRVLREKNHNDDLNSPQGLKEPHFVAFNGGFSQAQLDWFDEVLKFSDENQEKVIVMAHVPIHPYASNGVCLAWNYEAALSVIHTHRCVVCVLAGHLHDGAYCQDLHGVHHLTLEGLIETPPDSNAFGTVHVYEDKMVLKGRGRIPDRVMHF